A genomic segment from Falsibacillus albus encodes:
- a CDS encoding LacI family DNA-binding transcriptional regulator codes for MEGKATIQDVARVAEVSIATVSRVINNQGGVRKATEERILKAIEETGYIRNAAARSIKIKDTKTIGVIVPDINNPFFPSVMAGIEQKARENGYLAILASTNESTVVEGEILKNFIERGVDGVILTTANEAGDHLKQVHEQGIPVVAVDRSIQRYDCDTVLVDNVKGSYQAVQHMILQGHEKIAIICGPQNTTPGRERFIGYKKALEDYNIPLDERYIIQGDFGERSGYLAAKELHDLEERPTAIFASNNLMTIGCVKAVSALDWKLGEEVSFFGFDDVEIATFVNPKLSVVSRPMHAVGEIAFQLLHERIQFKEPLPKREYKLSPELIVRESSRALFPKGIQSGQTS; via the coding sequence ATGGAAGGAAAAGCAACGATTCAGGATGTAGCGAGAGTCGCTGAGGTCTCGATTGCGACCGTTTCGCGGGTGATCAACAACCAGGGGGGTGTGCGCAAGGCGACGGAAGAGCGGATTCTGAAGGCAATCGAGGAGACGGGGTATATCCGCAATGCGGCAGCCCGGTCCATCAAGATCAAGGATACGAAGACGATCGGGGTCATCGTTCCGGATATCAATAACCCGTTCTTTCCATCCGTCATGGCAGGAATTGAACAAAAGGCCCGGGAGAATGGCTACTTAGCGATCTTGGCCAGTACGAATGAATCCACGGTCGTCGAAGGTGAAATCTTGAAGAACTTTATTGAACGCGGAGTGGACGGCGTGATCCTCACGACGGCGAACGAAGCGGGCGATCATCTGAAGCAGGTGCACGAACAAGGGATTCCTGTCGTGGCAGTCGACCGAAGCATCCAGCGCTATGATTGCGACACCGTGCTTGTCGATAACGTCAAAGGCTCTTATCAGGCGGTGCAGCACATGATCCTTCAAGGCCATGAGAAGATTGCCATCATCTGTGGTCCGCAGAACACAACGCCGGGGCGCGAGCGGTTCATCGGCTACAAAAAAGCGCTGGAGGATTACAACATTCCGCTTGATGAACGCTACATCATACAAGGGGACTTTGGCGAGCGAAGCGGTTATTTGGCAGCGAAGGAGCTGCATGACCTTGAGGAGAGGCCTACAGCGATTTTTGCATCGAACAACTTGATGACGATCGGCTGTGTGAAAGCCGTCAGCGCACTGGACTGGAAGCTCGGCGAAGAAGTTTCATTCTTTGGATTTGATGACGTCGAGATTGCGACCTTTGTGAATCCGAAACTTAGTGTGGTGTCCCGCCCGATGCATGCCGTCGGGGAAATCGCCTTTCAGCTGCTCCATGAACGAATCCAATTCAAGGAGCCGCTGCCGAAACGGGAATACAAACTCTCACCTGAGCTGATCGTCAGGGAATCTTCCAGGGCTCTCTTTCCAAAGGGGATCCAAAGTGGACAGACCTCATAG